A single window of Psychrobacter raelei DNA harbors:
- the rapA gene encoding RNA polymerase-associated protein RapA: protein MTIAALIPEFAVGQRYLSDTEAELGLGVVIDVDDRCVHILFAQSEETRVYAKNSAPLSRVTFKVGDEITDQDGNAHIVTGVDEVMGVIKYHVDGHPRGIMETRLAANITLAKPLERLLAGRVERGDWYELRQDILRMQSALAGHPLKGLMGARVDIIPHQLYIAHEVGKRIAPRVLLADEVGLGKTIEAGLIIHQQLLTGKAQRVLILVPDSLQYQWMVEMRRRFNLNFALFDLVRTAAIKEHNPDQNVFTTEQCIIASLDLLLDHHDLYEQAMEAGFDLLVVDEAHHLHWDPEQGGNDKYELVADFAHETPGVLLLTATPEQLGVESHFARLRLLDSDRFDDLDDFIAGQAAFSDTAAVAEVLMDDKPLTDGQINALTHLLGMPNPEELAGINEDDKLRTYALNQLLDRHGTGRVLFRNTRDSVQGFHGRTSRPHPLPCPDSWQGNYQTCGKLREQLWGEENQPDGGWLEDDPRVPWLISLLKEELKQKKVLLIARSGATVESLEAVLRLHAGIKTAIFTEQMSLLERDQAAAFFADDAGAQILLCSEIGSEGRNFQFASHLILWDLPANPDTLEQRIGRLDRIGQSQKITLHVPYVQGTAQERMYKWYDAALNIFNHISPTAQTVQEQFIVDLKPLLEGADTPENRTALEDLITEAGAVRQALEAELQSGRDRLLEYNSCRPRVAGRIADAMSDFDANNLLPAFLDRFFSSVNLDHSVQRDGSWIIHPPEAENSQHTDVDNLPISEDGMTLTFKRSQALMREDMDFLTHEHPLMLAIYDMANSGTFGNTTVAMLKSNTVPEGMLLLEVNFRVTTIAPKVLNLTANLPTQMLRVFLGEQGGDLSERITADMILPHIERLDKNRARQVVKVRSQVIESRYHDAEAIAQGKLDTISAQALARFSQIWEREINRLKQLQQVNPNVRDEEIERLESLKAQGEQALTNLSLVPDSIRVLVAVKP, encoded by the coding sequence ATGACAATAGCTGCTTTAATTCCCGAATTCGCCGTTGGTCAACGTTATTTATCCGACACCGAAGCCGAGCTTGGCTTAGGCGTGGTTATTGATGTTGACGACCGCTGCGTGCATATCTTATTTGCCCAAAGTGAAGAGACCCGGGTATATGCCAAGAACTCTGCGCCTTTATCCCGAGTGACCTTTAAGGTGGGCGATGAAATTACCGATCAAGATGGTAATGCCCATATTGTCACCGGCGTTGATGAGGTGATGGGCGTGATTAAGTATCATGTGGACGGCCATCCGCGCGGTATTATGGAGACCCGTTTGGCAGCCAATATCACCCTAGCTAAGCCATTAGAGCGCTTATTGGCAGGTCGTGTTGAGCGTGGGGATTGGTATGAGCTACGTCAAGATATCTTGCGTATGCAGTCAGCCTTAGCCGGTCACCCGCTTAAAGGCTTGATGGGTGCCCGTGTGGATATTATTCCGCATCAGTTATATATCGCTCATGAAGTGGGTAAGCGCATTGCACCCCGTGTGTTATTGGCAGATGAGGTGGGTCTGGGTAAGACCATCGAAGCGGGACTGATTATCCATCAGCAGCTGCTAACAGGTAAGGCGCAGCGCGTACTGATTTTGGTACCTGACAGCTTACAGTATCAGTGGATGGTTGAGATGCGTCGCCGTTTTAACCTAAACTTTGCCCTATTTGACTTGGTGCGTACTGCGGCTATTAAAGAGCACAACCCAGATCAAAATGTGTTCACCACTGAGCAGTGCATCATTGCAAGCTTAGATTTGCTGCTTGATCATCATGATTTGTATGAGCAGGCGATGGAGGCGGGCTTTGACTTATTGGTAGTCGATGAAGCGCATCATCTGCACTGGGACCCCGAGCAGGGCGGTAATGATAAGTATGAGCTAGTAGCAGACTTCGCGCATGAGACACCCGGTGTTCTATTATTGACTGCTACCCCAGAACAGTTAGGCGTTGAGAGTCACTTTGCGCGTTTGCGTTTGCTAGATTCTGACCGCTTTGATGATTTGGATGATTTTATCGCCGGTCAAGCGGCTTTTTCTGACACTGCGGCAGTGGCTGAAGTGTTGATGGATGACAAGCCACTGACTGACGGTCAAATCAACGCATTGACCCACTTATTAGGTATGCCTAACCCAGAAGAGCTGGCCGGCATTAATGAAGATGACAAGCTGCGCACCTATGCGCTAAACCAGTTATTGGACCGTCATGGTACAGGCCGTGTGCTGTTTCGCAATACGCGTGATAGCGTCCAAGGCTTCCATGGTCGTACCAGTCGTCCGCATCCACTGCCTTGTCCAGACAGCTGGCAGGGCAATTATCAAACTTGTGGCAAATTACGTGAGCAGCTTTGGGGTGAAGAAAATCAACCCGATGGCGGCTGGCTAGAAGATGATCCGCGTGTGCCTTGGCTCATTAGTCTGTTAAAAGAGGAGCTCAAGCAGAAAAAAGTTCTGCTGATTGCCAGAAGCGGCGCCACTGTTGAGAGCTTAGAGGCGGTTCTGCGCCTACATGCCGGTATCAAGACAGCCATCTTTACTGAGCAAATGAGTCTGCTTGAGCGAGATCAGGCGGCAGCCTTCTTTGCCGATGATGCCGGCGCACAGATTTTGCTGTGCTCAGAGATTGGCTCAGAGGGGCGTAACTTCCAGTTTGCCAGCCACTTGATTTTATGGGATTTACCGGCCAACCCTGATACCTTAGAGCAGCGTATCGGCCGCTTAGATCGTATCGGTCAAAGCCAAAAGATCACCTTACATGTCCCTTACGTGCAAGGCACTGCCCAAGAGCGTATGTATAAATGGTACGATGCGGCGCTGAACATCTTTAACCACATCTCGCCCACAGCGCAGACGGTACAAGAGCAGTTTATTGTGGATCTCAAGCCGCTGCTTGAAGGGGCTGATACACCCGAGAACCGAACAGCATTAGAGGATTTAATCACTGAGGCAGGTGCAGTACGTCAAGCGTTAGAGGCAGAGTTACAATCAGGCCGTGACCGTCTGCTTGAGTACAACTCGTGTCGTCCACGTGTGGCAGGCCGTATCGCTGATGCGATGAGCGACTTTGATGCCAATAACCTATTGCCGGCTTTCTTAGACCGCTTCTTCTCTTCAGTCAATCTAGATCACAGTGTACAGCGTGATGGATCTTGGATTATCCATCCACCAGAGGCCGAAAACAGCCAGCATACTGATGTGGATAATCTACCCATTTCTGAAGATGGTATGACGCTAACCTTTAAGCGTAGCCAGGCACTGATGCGTGAAGACATGGACTTCTTGACCCATGAGCATCCGCTGATGTTGGCCATTTATGACATGGCCAATTCTGGTACCTTTGGTAACACTACAGTGGCCATGTTAAAGAGCAACACAGTGCCTGAGGGCATGCTGCTGCTTGAGGTGAATTTTAGAGTCACCACCATTGCGCCAAAAGTACTGAACTTAACTGCCAACTTGCCCACCCAAATGCTGCGAGTGTTCTTAGGGGAGCAAGGCGGGGACTTGTCAGAGCGCATCACCGCAGATATGATCTTGCCACACATTGAGCGCCTGGACAAAAACCGTGCTCGCCAAGTGGTGAAAGTGCGCAGCCAAGTGATTGAATCGCGTTACCATGATGCTGAAGCCATTGCTCAAGGTAAGCTTGACACGATTAGCGCTCAGGCTTTGGCACGCTTTAGTCAAATTTGGGAGCGTGAGATTAACCGCCTAAAACAGCTACAGCAAGTGAACCCCAACGTGCGTGATGAAGAGATTGAGCGCCTTGAATCGCTTAAAGCACAAGGTGAGCAGGCCTTGACCAATTTGTCATTGGTGCCAGATAGCATTCGAGTGTTGGTGGCGGTTAAGCCTTAG
- the ybaK gene encoding Cys-tRNA(Pro) deacylase, translated as MTPAVNLAKKLKLDYQLHEYQHDPSAESYGLEAADKLGLPPEHVFKTLVVATESDKLAVAILPVIATLNFKKMAKAMGCKKVQMADPKVVERSSGYVLGGVSPLGQKKRLPTVIHESAQQLTTMHVSGGRRGLEIELPPAQLAQALTAKFADIID; from the coding sequence ATGACCCCAGCTGTGAATTTAGCCAAAAAACTCAAACTCGATTATCAACTACATGAATACCAGCATGATCCCAGCGCTGAGTCTTATGGACTAGAGGCCGCTGACAAGCTGGGTCTGCCACCCGAGCACGTGTTTAAGACCTTGGTGGTGGCCACTGAGAGTGATAAATTGGCGGTGGCCATTTTGCCGGTAATTGCCACCCTCAATTTCAAAAAAATGGCCAAGGCTATGGGCTGCAAAAAGGTGCAAATGGCCGACCCCAAAGTGGTCGAGCGCAGCAGCGGTTATGTGCTGGGCGGCGTCAGTCCCTTAGGACAAAAAAAACGACTGCCAACTGTCATTCATGAGTCCGCCCAGCAGCTGACGACGATGCATGTCAGCGGCGGCAGACGTGGGCTGGAGATTGAGTTACCGCCGGCGCAATTGGCGCAGGCACTGACTGCTAAATTTGCCGATATTATTGATTAA
- a CDS encoding 5-carboxymethyl-2-hydroxymuconate Delta-isomerase: MPHVIVQATPNVTINRPERLLKQINSCLWETGHFDKPQAIKARLLDVETFLVGMEDDQQQEGFIYLQLRLMPGRSQQIRDELAEKLRICLQQELEAQQSGRVTIQYCVEVIELSAAYSKVRVQP; this comes from the coding sequence ATGCCACATGTTATTGTTCAAGCCACCCCCAACGTTACCATTAATCGCCCTGAGCGCTTACTAAAACAGATCAACAGCTGCCTATGGGAAACTGGCCATTTTGATAAGCCGCAAGCCATTAAAGCGCGCCTGCTTGATGTAGAGACTTTCTTAGTTGGTATGGAGGATGATCAGCAGCAAGAGGGGTTTATTTATCTGCAATTAAGACTGATGCCCGGACGCAGCCAGCAGATTCGTGATGAGCTGGCTGAGAAGCTACGCATCTGTTTGCAGCAAGAGCTTGAAGCACAGCAGTCTGGCCGAGTTACTATTCAGTACTGTGTTGAAGTCATTGAGCTTAGCGCAGCTTACAGTAAGGTGCGCGTGCAGCCGTAG
- a CDS encoding acyl-CoA dehydrogenase C-terminal domain-containing protein: MLSYKAPLRDMKFLLNDVFDFQKHYKDLSNGANADPETVDMILQGMADFAENILSPLYQPADAEGCHFENGVVTTPKGFKDAYNQFVEGGWQGISYPEEYGGMNLPMSLNLIKSEMMGTANWPWAMYPGLTTGCINTLMQYGTEEQKDTYLPKLIEGTWSGTMCLTEPQAGTDLGQVKTKAVPQEDGSYTLNGTKIFISSGEHDLTDNIIHIVLARLPDAPEGTRGISLFIVPKFNINEEGEAGERNGVSCGSIEHKMGIASSATCVLNFDNAKGYLIGEPNRGLKAMFTFMNTARIGTGIQGLAHCELAFQNALPYAKERRSMRTLSGTKEPEKVADAIINHADVRRMLLTMKAFAEGGRSMIYHAARYADKMSQGVAENNNEEFEKWDDKLGFYTPILKGFLTELAIEAAKEGQQVYGGHGYIKEWGMELIARDARISTLYEGTTGVQALDLLGRKVILQSKGKIIRDYTSSIMKWCGEYALDKNMRKFVWALTKLCAEWNTLTVRLMLSARKDREIISAASVDYLMYSGYIMMAYHWARMAAVAYDKLENGGVEAPEFYKAKIQTAEFYFDKILPRTSGHAESMVAPSSSMTDMDIEHFAFLD, translated from the coding sequence ATGTTAAGTTATAAAGCCCCCCTTCGTGACATGAAGTTCTTATTAAACGATGTTTTTGATTTTCAAAAGCATTATAAAGACTTAAGCAATGGTGCCAATGCCGACCCTGAAACGGTCGATATGATTTTGCAAGGCATGGCCGACTTTGCCGAAAATATTCTTAGCCCTTTATATCAGCCAGCCGATGCTGAAGGCTGCCATTTTGAAAATGGTGTGGTAACGACGCCTAAAGGTTTTAAAGACGCTTATAACCAGTTCGTTGAAGGCGGCTGGCAAGGTATCTCGTACCCAGAAGAGTACGGCGGCATGAACCTACCCATGTCTTTAAACCTTATTAAATCAGAGATGATGGGTACCGCAAACTGGCCTTGGGCGATGTATCCTGGCCTAACTACTGGCTGTATCAACACCTTAATGCAGTACGGTACTGAAGAACAAAAAGATACTTACTTGCCAAAATTGATAGAAGGCACGTGGTCAGGCACTATGTGCTTAACTGAGCCACAAGCGGGCACTGACTTGGGTCAAGTAAAGACCAAAGCTGTGCCACAAGAAGATGGTAGCTATACGCTGAATGGCACAAAAATCTTCATCTCAAGTGGTGAGCATGATTTAACTGACAATATTATTCATATTGTACTGGCGCGCCTTCCTGATGCGCCTGAAGGTACCCGTGGTATTTCACTATTTATCGTACCTAAATTCAATATCAATGAAGAAGGCGAAGCCGGCGAGCGCAATGGCGTAAGCTGTGGCTCTATTGAACACAAAATGGGTATCGCCTCTTCAGCCACCTGTGTTCTAAACTTCGATAATGCTAAAGGCTACTTAATTGGTGAGCCAAATCGTGGTCTAAAAGCCATGTTCACCTTTATGAACACCGCACGTATCGGTACCGGTATCCAAGGCTTAGCTCATTGTGAATTGGCCTTCCAAAATGCCTTACCATATGCCAAAGAGCGTCGTTCAATGCGTACCCTTTCTGGCACAAAAGAGCCTGAAAAAGTAGCCGATGCGATTATCAACCACGCTGATGTGCGCCGTATGTTATTGACCATGAAAGCTTTCGCTGAAGGCGGTCGCTCAATGATCTATCATGCTGCCCGTTATGCCGACAAGATGTCACAGGGTGTGGCTGAAAATAACAACGAAGAATTTGAGAAGTGGGATGACAAATTAGGTTTTTATACCCCCATTTTAAAAGGCTTCTTAACTGAGCTGGCTATTGAAGCGGCTAAAGAAGGCCAGCAAGTTTATGGTGGTCATGGCTATATCAAAGAGTGGGGTATGGAGCTTATCGCTCGTGATGCTCGTATCTCAACCTTATATGAAGGTACTACTGGCGTTCAAGCATTAGACTTATTAGGCCGTAAGGTTATCTTACAGTCAAAAGGTAAAATCATCCGTGATTACACCTCAAGCATCATGAAATGGTGTGGTGAGTATGCACTGGATAAAAACATGCGTAAATTTGTTTGGGCATTAACCAAGCTATGTGCCGAATGGAATACGCTAACTGTACGCCTAATGCTAAGTGCCCGTAAAGACCGTGAAATCATCTCAGCAGCTTCTGTGGATTACTTAATGTACTCGGGCTACATCATGATGGCTTATCACTGGGCACGTATGGCTGCTGTCGCTTATGACAAGCTTGAAAACGGTGGTGTAGAAGCCCCTGAATTCTACAAAGCCAAAATTCAAACTGCTGAATTTTACTTTGATAAGATCCTACCACGCACCTCAGGTCATGCTGAGAGCATGGTAGCGCCAAGCTCGTCTATGACTGACATGGACATCGAGCACTTTGCTTTCTTAGACTAA